In Aedes albopictus strain Foshan chromosome 3, AalbF5, whole genome shotgun sequence, the following are encoded in one genomic region:
- the LOC109422595 gene encoding rabankyrin-5, with protein sequence MASTNDSTKLEKHLKLLKEEYTKLQKNYAELERKYSKAAASSDDRDLGEFSSFVSRLVMTVATLYGRKTYSDITVKLKDKTMPAHKFVLNARSEEWREEVIADQTELDWSDMDADVGFALLRWIYTDVVDLQHDSLALDLLKTSHRFKLPGLMGLCERALVSSVSVRSCVRFYCVAEDVGASNLLEYCSGLISTHWDDLTPQDFEHMSGPLLYKMLTSKTKHPLHAAVRLLREDVVFLCLVENDDSVSDFFKLLTIIWWFCEGLDRYIGSPAPEARYPLYGTFVSS encoded by the exons ATGG CCTCAACCAACGATTCAACCAAACTTGAGAAGCACCTTAAGCTGCTCAAAGAGGAGTACACCAAACTGCAGAAGAACTATGCAGAGCTGGAACGGAAGTACAGCAAAGCGGCCGCCTCCAGCGATGACCGCGATCTGGGCGAATTCAGCAGCTTCGTGTCACGCCTGGTGATGACCGTTGCCACGCTGTACGGGCGCAAAACCTATTCGGACATAACGGTGAAGCTGAAGGACAAAACCATGCCGGCTCACAAGTTTGTCCTGAACGCCCGCAGCGAGGAGTGGCGCGAAGAAGTCATTGCGGACCAAACGGAACTCG ATTGGTCCGACATGGACGCCGACGTAGGTTTCGCGCTCCTCCGCTGGATCTACACCGACGTGGTGGATCTGCAGCACGACTCGCTGGCACTGGATTTGCTGAAAACTTCCCATCGGTTCAAGCTGCCCGGACTGATGGGCCTGTGCGAGCGTGCCCTGGTGTCCTCTGTTTCGGTGCGGTCGTGCGTTCGGTTTTACTGCGTAGCTGAAGATGTGGGCGCTTCAAATCTGCTGGAGTACTGTTCCGGGTTGATTTCGACCCATTGGGACGACCTGACGCCGCAGGATTTCGAGCACATGTCTGGTCCGCTGCTGTACAAAATGCTGACCAGTAAAACGAAACATCCGCTGCACGCTGCCGTACGCTTGCTGCGAGAAGACGTGGTGTTTCTTTGTCTGGTGGAAAACGACGATTCGGtgagtgatttttttaaattattaacaaTCATTTGGTGGTTTTGCGAAGGATTAGATAGATATATCGGAagtccggctccagaggcacgttatcccctATATGGGACATTTGTGTCATCATAA
- the LOC109402813 gene encoding uncharacterized protein LOC109402813, translating to MEIPLFCAPSRKGYRTNHLKVHTNIPNFCFSPFPFLAINTTLGIKCFRCTVAPPNRYAANSTKTQLCSKFDHSDYFTVDCPWSTMCVKRIFKIQLMNREQETISRDCALQKETEQIYRNGNWTKQHHIEEPYQEGCQTINDSTYCFCRGTMCNSATKVEKNSYHADAMAVIFVFNVMKYIRNIEY from the exons ATGGAAATTccgcttttttgcgctccgtcccgaaagggatatagaaCAAACCATTTGAAAGTACATACTAACATTCCAAACTTTTGTTTTTCTCCATTCCCATTTCTAGCAATCAACACCACCCTCGGAATCAAGTGCTTCCGGTGTACGGTAGCTCCGCCCAATCGGTACGCCGCAAACAGTACGAAAACGCAACTGTGCTCAAAATTCGACCACTCCGATTACTTCACCGTGGACTGTCCGTGGTCCACCATGTGCGTGAAACGAATCTTCAAGATCCAGCTGATGAATCGCGAGCAGGAAACCATCAGCCGTGACTGTGCCCTGCAGAAGGAAACCGAACAG ATCTACAGAAATGGTAACTGGACCAAACAGCATCACATAGAAGAGCCCTACCAGGAGGGCTGCCAAACGATAAACGATTCCACGTACTGCTTCTGCCGGGGGACGATGTGCAATTCCGCCACCAAGGTGGAGAAAAACAGCTACCATGCGGATGCGATGGCGGTCATATTTGTGTTCAACGTGATGAAGTACATAAGAAACATAGAATATTGA